CAGCCCAACATGCAGTAATTCATGCCTCATGTTGGGTCTATTACCAGGTCCACTGAGTGTAGAAAGaacattaaagataaaaaactgGTTTTAATGAGAAGTCATGCTGCCGGCCAGTGCTGGCATAAAGCTCTCCTcataaaacagtcaaatgatTTACTTAACACATATTTTTCCATTCCCCGCCCTGGGGTCAGCAGCCAATGGGTTGTCGGAGGTGCTATTTAAGAAGCGGCCAGTTTAAGGTGGTTCAGATATCAGCGCTCAACGCGCAATAGGACGCACGGAACTATAACTGCTAGAAGGAATACACACACTCTTTTGCTACGGTGTCAGATTGGtttgatacatttaaaagttattttctctAAAAGGAATAAGctgtaaaagaaatgaaagcGTGGCGAGATCTGTTTCTTTACTTTCTGGTGTTGAACGTAGCTGTGCAGTATGTGACGTCTTTGGAAGAAGAGCTCACCGATTCTATTTTTGGTGAGTTGCCAGTTCAACCTCATCCACatttactctcacacacatcaaCAGACTGTTTAATGCGGGGCTGAAAGGTTTGGGTGTTAACACCGGTCGCGAAGGAGTGTTGCTTGAAGGAAATGCGTGTCTAATTCATGCACGGTGCTTTTGTATgagccaggtgtgtgtgtagtttggaCTCTGACAATAACATGAACGCTCTGTCTATATGACACAGGCTACTGTGTATCACGTGTCTATGACTAAacctgtctttgtgttttttggcgAATGCTCAACTTCTACTAACTACATGCATGTGAAAGACAACGAACATGTTTGTCGCTCTCTCAGAGAGCCAATACTGAAGAGTAGAGGACAAAGTGACAGATACAGGCTACTATGATCTCAACAGGAATGACGCTTTCCAAATACAATCATGATCATTTATGTTTACAATAACTACTCCAATCCATTCCCAAtgtaaatgtctgtgtgtgaggttcatccaccaccccacccccaactCTGAATACCAGTAAAACCCCCAGTCAGTTGAGTCAGCTGACTGTGTTAGGACCACTGATACTTGGGCAGATTATAGTCGGTGAGATGGCAGGAACAAAGCTGGGAAAAACTCTTGGTTGTTTCTATGGAGCTCAGACTGACGAAGTGAACTCATGTAACCCCTGAGGATTCATCTAGTCGAAGGTGGAAGCTCATTTACTGTGGGGCCCCTGAGGGGCCAGAGCTTATTGGAGCCAGCCACTCAGTTATCAAAGCGTCTCGGCCCTCCCAGCTAGaacattagattagatttacacatttaacaaaaacatCAGCTAGACAGAGGGATCTTTATTCTcttgttctcttcttttttaattaatgctAAATGTTTGGTCAAGCAAAACAGTTAATACGTTTAATAAACTTCTTTCCTGTCAGGTAACTTCCTCGACCCTCTGAAAAACCTGTTTGACCATAAGGATGAAGGCAATCAAACTGTTGCCAAGTTCTCCCTCCGCAAGCCGTCCCATCCTGATGATGACCTGTGCTACATCATTCCTGGCAAGCCTGATTCCCTGGCAGCCTGCACTTTCAACACCACCTCTAAAACCTTCCTAGTAATCCATGGCTGGACAGTGAGTGAGATGTTTCAGCCAGTTGTGActtgtttctgcttttaaacTGCCCCTGAGGACGCCATTCACATGCCTTTGTTTTGGTTTAGAAGAAACACCTGTGGCTGCTTGTATTTCACTATTTCAGCAAATACTGCTGCTGTGATGTCTCATTAAATTCAGACAACTACATTCTCAACAAGcaatgacatgtttttgttaGCAAATAACTTGAAGTAAAGATCATGTTGAGGTGGTGTGTAGACTTGACTAATGACTTTAATGCAATGTTGTGGCAAATTCTAAGTCAAGTTTTTTGATTATTTCAACAGCTGAGCGGTATGTTTGAAAGCTGGGTGGCCAAACTGGTATCAGCGCTATatgagagagagcagacagcCAACGTCATTGTGGTGGACTGGCTCAACTCAGCCCAGAACCACTATGTGGTCGCAGCCCAGAACACCAAGGCAGTGGGACAGGAAATCGCTCGCTTCATTGACTGGATTGAGGTCAGTGGGAGCATCagagtataaaaaaaaatatttcaaatagtTAGAACTATCACATTTGTTGTGAGGAGAAGGCAGTTTTTCAGAAATTGTCACTATTGCAAGAACATTGTTGCcaaaaagatatttatttatgactTTGCAACTCCAAACTTTGTGACTTATtgcaaaatgacaaagaaacacGTGACCATGTGTCTTTCCATTCAACAATAAGCCAGCAAACATAAGGaaagtcattaataaaggaTATTTTCCACTTAACAAATCACCACCAACAACCATTAGATAGTAaattatttattcacatttgcACCTGGATGTGTCAGGATACTTTTCTTCTGCAGATATTTGTCACTAATATAAAAACTGTGGTAATAGTATGAATAGGTTGTTAATGAGAGGGGTTATTTGTCACACTTCTTTtgttaatcacatttttttatcaaTGTACTTTTAAAAGGAAACCACCAACATGCCTCTTGATAACATCCATCTGATTGGCTACAGCCTTGGAGCTCACGTGGCGGGATTCGCTGGCAGCCATGCAACCAATAAAGTTGGACGAATAACAGGTTGAGACACATGACCTTAAATATTACATGTTTCTAAAACTCATCCATTTAATCTGTTGTATAATTAGGTtaattaataattgtttaatttgtttttgacaCTCCCTGTCTCTGCCTGCAGGTCTGGACCCAGCTGGTCCAGACTTTGAGGGTGAGCACGCCCACAGGCGCCTTTCCCCAGACGATGCTCACTTTGTGGACGTCCTCCACACCTTCACGCGGGGCTCCTTGGGTCTCAGCATTGGGATCCAGCAGCCTGTAGGCCACGTAGACATTTACCCCAATGGAGGCAGCTTCCAGCCGGGCTGCAACCTCAGGGGGGCCCTGGAGAAGATCGCCAACCTTGGGATATTTGGTGAGAATAACTATGACAACTGCAAAATGATTTGTTATTACtttgtcatgttttaatttaattttcattgtgtgtattgtagtttttaaaatgttgagtaTCATGCCAATTGTTGAGTTTAAACTAACACATCAAAGTGCCTACTAAAGATTTCCATCACAAAAGACTACAGACTATACAGACTTTACAGTACTGTAATagtacagtttttttcttttagatacTATGATACAAGTTAATCATTCATCCCGAGcggattgtttttttaaaacagattttagaCGGTTAAAACAGCCTCAGAGTTTGATTTTGGCTTTACATAATGCTAATGCATTTCTGTTACATATTTGATAACTAAAATAAAGCCAGTATAATCTCTTATCAAACAATCATGTGTCTCATATTAGtttgaacacacacagcacacagcacacagtcCAGGAGTCTTAGCAGTGAACATTGTTCGTGTGAGTTGCACAATAATCCCATTCACACCAGACTGAAAGTAAACAAAGGGCCCCTAACATGGCTCAAGAAAGTCTGAAGAAAATGTAGAAGGTCAGAGATAATATCAGGCTTTTTGGCTGACAGGTTAAGATATTTTTATCTAGAGTGAGGTCAGTGATGGACTGGAAATCTGACCAATTGGCCTTAGTTTCTCAATGTCCTTCAGTTAATTATAAGCAGCACATATTAATTATCCCTCTGTGTTTTCTCCTCAGCCATTACTGATGCAGTAAAGTGTGAACACGAGCGTTCGATCCACTTGTTCATTGACTCTCTGCTGAACGAGCAGGAAGCCGTGAAGGCGTACCGGTGCGGCAGCAATGACATGTTTGACCGGGGCATGTGCCTCAGCTGCCGCAAAAGCCGCTGCAATACGGTGGGCTATGACATCAGCAAGGTCCGCAAGGCGCGCAACGTTCAGATGTACACCAAGACACGAGCCTCCATGCCTTTCAGAGGTACGTGGTCatatgaaaaacaactttttctttGAAGGAAGTTTTTATATTTACCTGGAGTCTGATGAATGACTAATATTGCAAAACCAAGTTTACGGTTTAGTCCTTAAAAGGTTTTCTCATAAAAATGTCTTAAgaagttattaaaaaagaaatgaactATTCTCTGAGATCAGCAATTTCAATTGTTGGTGGCTTTTACTGCAAAAGTTTGATCACTTGAAGTCCCCTGGCTTAATTTGctaaaatgacaacattttaattgaaatggTTTCACTACGGCAACGATTAAAAATGCTGATTATTGCTCTCTTACAGTGTACCATTATCAGCTGAAGATCCACTTCTCCAGCAAGGTGAACCATTCCGAGATGGAGCCCTCACTGACCGTCTCACTGTACGGGACCAAAGGAGAGGCTGAAAACCTGGAGCTTAAACTGTAAGTGGGCCATTTAAAACCCTTTATAAAAGAATCACAGCACAGTGACTTGCATCTAGCAATGAGTTATATGAGTTGTTTTGGAACGGGTGCACTGTAGTCAAAGAAAACAGCAGGAGGCAGTTCTCTTTGCTTTGTGTGGTTATGTCACAGTTTATGGTGCGAGAGTTTACAAGGCTTagctaaataaaacattattactgCCTACGAGTAAAGTACTGATGTTTCTCCTTTATTTGTGTTTGGCAGAAAGGAGAAAATAGCAACAAATAAGACACATTCATTCCTGCTGGTGACGGAGAAGGATATCGGGGAGCTCTTGATGTTGAAGTTTAAATGGGAGGAGACAAAGGACTGGTCGGCCTCCAACATGTTGAAGATGGTTTCTTCTTGGTGGTCCGGGGACTCAGACAATGCTAACATGGAGGTTCACAAAATCCGCATCCGAGCTGGCGAGACCCAGAAAAAGTAAGTCATGTTATAGTGTGAAAATGACTTATCAAAATTagacaaataacacattttttatcataattTCTTGTAATAATTTGAACATCTTACTCATATCTTGCTGTTGATGAAGCTACTGCATAAcgatgtgatgtcatgtgatttTTCTCACAGGGTGTTGTTCTGCGTAAAAGACCCTGATACTCAGAATTTGACACAGGAGGTCACATTTGTTAAATGTAAGGCTGCATGGAAGACCACTGCAAAACAACCCCCAAAAAGGTAAGTTAGCTTCTGCACTTCCCCATTTTACTATTAACACATCATCTGTTGGCtcttaaatgataataaactttgtctttttctatAGAGTACCTCTGGAGGACCACTGACGTTGAGGAAAAGACCCCAACAGTTTAACTCCTGTCTGTCCATTTCAGCACTTCAACACAGCACTAATTTATACACCTGtaacttattttatttctcaaattacaaaaaaacccttCACCACCTTGTATGTATATGTGaagtatgtgttttatttaaagcaatACGTATGtaaattactgtatattttgtaaAGAGTTATTTTTACTACATGTAACTGTAACTTCATTGTTGTACAAAATGAAAGTAAATTCTTTAGTGTCCAAACAGTTGGATAACACTCAAAGTTGTAATACTGAGAGGATATAACGTAATAGTTCTGGAGATAGTGATGTCAGATTGtgtaaaaatgtcatatttataaCAACCACTGTGAAAAATAATGTACTCTGTGTGTCCATGGTGTCCTGTACACTGTTGTTACCATGCCACTTCTCAAAGAGAGGTGGATTTTACATATTAAGCTCTTCTATGCAATAGGGGGcagtttattaaactttatgcACAGTATTATCTGACTAATGCTTAACCTAACAGAGCATTCACCACTGTGGCTCTCAGCACAACAACATGTGACTATGGGACTTGTATCAGTGTGCCTTACTGTAAACATTCGCCAGCAGCAAGCTGTCATAAATCAAACCTTTGTTGCTGTTTTCCACCTGAGCGTGCTTTATTATTAGAACTTATAAGAACTTTTGCAACTTTTACTGAAACACATGCAAGAGCTGCTGCACCTCTGCATCTTTACAACTATGCCTCTGCATGATGACGTATTACTTTGAAGCTGTTACCTCAAACTCAAAGTGCCTGACATTTTGTATACCATGGTTCTAGTGATAAAAGTGAATAAGGTATACAATGCTAAATTAATGTCAATGTTGCTACTGTATTGTGAAACTGATTTTGTCTGTGCATGTGACTTTAAATCTCAATTAATGGTCTACTATTCATGATTAAATTTCCATTTCTGTGGGCAATATCTAAACCTCGGCTCTTTAGAGATCGGTACTGTAATCATTGTGAAATTCCACCttaaataaaagtggagatgCTTTACTTTTGCACTGAAGAGAGGGGACGAGATTGCTAAATGTTAAAGTTACTTGtaaagttgttttattgtaaataccATAATGCATATGATAATAGATTTTGTAGTATGGAacacattttcttgtttctatatttttacTTCTGGATTGATTAAATCTGTAAACTGCATTTTCTATAATCCTTTGTACAtatttgtaaataatgtcactgtACTGTGTCAATTCTTTAATAAACCAAACCTGCCTTAGAGGTCATCCTGAGcgtgaaatttgttttatggcTGTGTCCGTGAAAAATTATGATTACATTGGTTTTTTTGTTATCATAAAACATTCAATCATTATCAGTCATATATGTACCAGCTCAAGGCTGTTTAACcctgttttttaaatatgttatctgagcaaaaagtgtgtttgatccaaacaattttaacaatttaaactCTCCCTTGTCTGTTTTGATATATAAGTGGTTAAATTACCCCAAATAATCTATGTGATTTCTTTATGTCCTTGCAGTTGTGACACCATTAGCTGATTAGCTGTCAAAGTGACCTAAGCAATAAAATGAATCAGGATACTAAAATGCACGACCAGCTTTATATTCAtcataaaatatgacttttagcTCTGACATAAATCACAAATGGTCAATGACTACTTTTTGAGGTGACAAACATGTTCATTATCACTTTATTAACTTAATCATGAGCATTTTTCCCCACTGCAAACATGCAAGTGATGGCCAACATTTGGGCCAAAAGTCCTGTGGCAGTGACTACTCATTTCCATTTGTCAACTCCTTCTCCGCCTGTGATGATTTAAAAGTCAATACAGTCTCAGTGTGATGGAAACCTGGATTTTCATCAAAGCTGAACTTAGCACTCAAGTTCAAATACAACAACAAGGATGTTGCAGCCAGAAACAACAAACTGCTTGGATGTAGATGTAGTGCTTCAGTAAGTGGCCCCTCTGAGGGGCTGACAGACAGTtgacaacaacagcagcttttTCCACAACACATGCATCTCACAGACAAGATATGGCAGACAAGAAATGACAAATGCTTATTAGTTAATAAGCATGCGAGGCAATGAGCAACTGCAAATAATAAACCCTCTGGAGGTGGGCtaaagttgattaaaaaaagtaatctcTTCAATGTGGCCTTGACAAATTAATAGAAATTAAATTGTGCGTCATTGTGATGGTGCTTGTTTTCCCAGATGTGATGAGGATGAAAAGTCAGAGACATTACTCCAAGTTTCTGGTGTCCAGTTTGCGGCCACAGAGGCAGACGGTGCAGCCCATCACTCCAGACAGTGTGAGGATAGCCAGCAGAATGGCCCACCAGTGAGCCTGCACAGAAGAAATCAACAAATGCACAGCTGTAGTAATTTGATTATGATTTCTATTAAACTAAAGGGATACCACATGACCTTGGATGATTGTTGACTGTATTTCCTGAACGGGCTTGTATCATGTTATTTAGAAAGTGCTTTTAAGTGCCAATAAAGTCCAATAAAGTAAGAAACATGCTGTTAGCATTACTTTCATAACTACACcctcatacagtatatgctgtTACCTGTGCAACAAGTTCATTGAACCTTTTATTTTGAGGTATAAATAAGTTTATGTGCATTTGGCGTCACATTCTTGGTTGAACTTGGTTCTGCTTTACAGTGTTTTAGAAAAACTCTTTGGGCCCGAACCAGAGTAGATATACATATCTTATATTATTTACAAAGCCACTGAAGGGATCATAGATTCACACTGAAAATCCGTTTTTGCAGTGATTATTCCATATAAATCATGAGTCTTGAGTCATGAGTCTGAGTTTCCAACTAAGTACAAACTCTTATCTTATATCTACATTCCTAACTAAATACATTGAAAGCTGTATAATTTTCAATTGTTTGCTACAAGAAATAGCCAATTTACCCTGATTTTCCATGACAACACAATGAGTCAGCAGCCCAGGTATGATGAAACAACACATTGGTCGCTGAAGTGAAGGGTGTCTGATCCATGAGGAGCTCTTAAACCCACATTTGCATTCCTGATTCGCCATGCTGTCATGAGAAACTAAACCTCAAAGCCAGCTTGGACTGAAACATTGAGGACAGCTGAACATCAAGacaggaaatttaaaaaaaaaaaaaaaaatgctgcccTGAACTGAGGATGTGACCTCAGGTGAACATCTGCTGCTTCTTGAAAAAGATGACAACTTCAACCGCAGAATAAAGTTAATGATCATTTTTCAACCACATAATATAAACAGTGAAACCTCTTGCCTTTACAGAGAACATCAGTCAAATTAACTCATCGCACAATACCAGTCCTAAAGCTCATTATCCACAAATGACACACTAccagttttcttcttttgagaaattaaacaaaagtaaaatacaaaatcTCTTGATTAAACGAAAAAGGATTTGACAATACAAACACTGTAGAGCTTTCCCTGTAAACAAATACGGAGCTGTTTACATCTTCATTTTGTATCCTTCAGGcttaacaaacatattgaagGCATTTATTGACATGCTGTTTCCTTTTAGGTGCATTATCATCAGCAGCTGTCCCTGTCTTTTGTGCAGAAAAGTATCCAAACTCATCAAAAAATTGCTCTAtaacgttttttttctctcaaatttgaaaatgtgctgcttttctatATCTCACATTATAGTAAATTGAATGTCCTGAGTGAGTTTTGTCTGCTTGTCAGagaaaatattatatttgattacATCACCTTGGACTTGTAAGGggcatttttcaattttttattttttatgggcCAAAATCATGGATCCATtaatcaaagaaacaaaaacaaaataagaccGTAAGATTACTCGATGATGAAAATTGTTGGTTGCAGTCTTACTCTACAGCAGCTCTAGTGGTCAAAACTTTGACAGAACGTCTTTAAAGTTTGGAATCAGCTTTGGTTAAATAACTTTCTTCAGTTTCAGTCATCAGAGCTCACAGAATTAATTCACACTACTATCCAATAAGCCGAATTCACAACAATAAACCTTGATTTTCAACAGAAATTTTACGTAATTGTACACCTTTAACAAACTTTTTGTACACCGGTCTGATTTGGGCATACGAAAGCTGAATTTTCTTGGAACTGCGCTGTTGAACGAGATCAAACTAATCATAGGAAACCTTCACCTTCATCCACTCTGCCAGGTCATCAAAGTCATCCAGTTTGAGGAAGGAGTTCTTCAGTCTGGCGATGGGGCCGTCTGCATCCAGCAGGCGACACACGTGGAATTTGTCACAGTAGCCTCGGTTCCCTGAGCACGGAGCACCGCCCACCAGGGCCAGGGCTTTTCTCTCGAAGTGACGTGACAACACGGAGGAGGTGGTGCTGGCACATGTGTAAGGCTTATCTGTCAGTGATAGAGAGAAAATATTATAGGAATATACCTGAATACATATGAGATTGCCAACTGTTTAAAGCTAATGTGTAGAATTAGAAAATGATCAGCTTTGGTGCCCTctagttttttttacaaacaaaaaCTCTTTTGAGGTTGTCTAATGGAAAACAGGGATGTACGATGGTTACCTCAATACAAATTGACACAGTGTAGATGTATTGGGACACAGAGTGTAAACACATTCCTCAGTAGTAGAGGACACATGGGCATGTTGTTACCAGGCTGCTGGCAGCACATGTGGCATTTCTCCCTCATTGAGTCTCCTGGACAGTCAcactgctgcaggctgtgcttcacacacacagactcggCACAAACCTGCAGACAGACCCGTAGACACTGATGAGTTTAAATTAAGTTTAGTAGAAAAGATGAGATGAAAACAGAAAGG
The Scomber scombrus chromosome 8, fScoSco1.1, whole genome shotgun sequence DNA segment above includes these coding regions:
- the LOC133985372 gene encoding lipoprotein lipase, which encodes MKAWRDLFLYFLVLNVAVQYVTSLEEELTDSIFGNFLDPLKNLFDHKDEGNQTVAKFSLRKPSHPDDDLCYIIPGKPDSLAACTFNTTSKTFLVIHGWTLSGMFESWVAKLVSALYEREQTANVIVVDWLNSAQNHYVVAAQNTKAVGQEIARFIDWIEETTNMPLDNIHLIGYSLGAHVAGFAGSHATNKVGRITGLDPAGPDFEGEHAHRRLSPDDAHFVDVLHTFTRGSLGLSIGIQQPVGHVDIYPNGGSFQPGCNLRGALEKIANLGIFAITDAVKCEHERSIHLFIDSLLNEQEAVKAYRCGSNDMFDRGMCLSCRKSRCNTVGYDISKVRKARNVQMYTKTRASMPFRVYHYQLKIHFSSKVNHSEMEPSLTVSLYGTKGEAENLELKLKEKIATNKTHSFLLVTEKDIGELLMLKFKWEETKDWSASNMLKMVSSWWSGDSDNANMEVHKIRIRAGETQKKVLFCVKDPDTQNLTQEVTFVKCKAAWKTTAKQPPKRVPLEDH